The following coding sequences are from one Triticum dicoccoides isolate Atlit2015 ecotype Zavitan chromosome 4A, WEW_v2.0, whole genome shotgun sequence window:
- the LOC119288795 gene encoding uncharacterized protein LOC119288795 — MGNLISAGAAAGASGGKVVMADGSVRALSEPVSVAELMMDHPRHFVVDARLLQQRKGAAAGGASKVAPLPADHVLGAGGVYVLLPATRGKVSAKEARRVLTASRSLARSRSMPGGLRRKLSSRKSREADDADRSAKNEAAAAAVAEMERREEAAATADGFEEHRPEFLSRELSCRGWKPSLNTIEERVIPKKVSHWLF, encoded by the coding sequence ATGGGGAACCTGAtctcggcgggcgcggcggcgggcgcgaGCGGAGGGAAGGTGGTGATGGCGGacgggagcgtgcgggcgctcagcGAGCCCGTGTCCGTGGCGGAGCTCATGATGGACCACCCGCGCCACTTCGTCGTCGACGCGCGCCTGCTGCAGCAGCGGAAGGGCGCCGCAGCCGGCGGGGCCAGCAAGGTCGCGCCGCTGCCGGCCGACCACGTGCTGGGCGCGGGCGGCGTCTACGTCCTGCTGCCGGCCACCCGCggcaaggtgtccgccaaggaggcgcGGCGCGTGCTCACGGCGTCGCGGTCGCTGGCGCGCTCCAGGTCAATGCCGGGCGGGCTGCGGAGGAAGCTCTCGTCCAGGAAGAGCCGGGAAGCCGACGACGCCGATAGGTCGGCAAagaacgaggcggcggcggcggctgtggcagaaatggagaggagggaggaggcggcggcgacggcggacggGTTCGAGGAGCACCGGCCGGAGTTCTTGAGCCGGGAGCTGTCGTGCCGGGGGTGGAAGCCGAGCCTGAACACCATCGAAGAGCGTGTCATTCCCAAGAAGGTGTCCCATTGGCTCTTCTGA